A section of the Bryobacteraceae bacterium genome encodes:
- a CDS encoding ATPase, with translation MTVEVEGVVLHLSHPVEFAAEWIGQEEVLRELLAAWMTLGEGDLPMNPRITGKPGVGKTTLAYTAARRLGREVYIMQGTVDTRPEDLIVQPVVEGPGTLRYVASPLVTAMLRGGVAILDEANRMPEKSWASLAPLLDARRYVESIVAGIKIPARPEFRLVCTMNEDASTFDLPEYIYSRLQPQIHVDFPEMEEELEILRQNLPMAEEEVLYRISRFLQAAHEMDEPYTVRDGISIGRYALRLVSAGRQPDTAQALRFAIRHVLGEEALRYAG, from the coding sequence ATGACGGTGGAAGTGGAAGGCGTCGTGCTGCACCTCAGCCATCCGGTGGAGTTTGCGGCGGAGTGGATCGGGCAGGAAGAGGTGCTGCGCGAACTGCTGGCCGCCTGGATGACGCTGGGCGAAGGCGACCTGCCGATGAACCCGCGCATCACCGGCAAACCGGGCGTCGGCAAGACCACACTGGCCTACACGGCGGCACGGCGGCTGGGACGCGAAGTTTACATCATGCAGGGCACGGTGGACACGCGCCCTGAAGACCTGATCGTGCAGCCGGTGGTGGAGGGTCCGGGCACGCTGCGCTACGTGGCCTCGCCGCTGGTGACCGCGATGCTGCGCGGCGGCGTGGCGATCCTCGACGAAGCGAACCGGATGCCGGAGAAAAGCTGGGCGAGCCTGGCGCCGCTTTTGGACGCGCGCCGCTATGTGGAGAGCATCGTGGCGGGCATCAAGATCCCCGCCCGCCCCGAGTTCCGCCTGGTGTGCACGATGAACGAGGACGCATCCACCTTCGACCTGCCCGAGTATATTTATTCGCGCCTTCAGCCGCAAATCCACGTGGATTTTCCGGAAATGGAGGAAGAACTGGAAATTCTCAGGCAGAATTTGCCGATGGCTGAAGAGGAAGTTCTCTACAGAATTTCACGGTTCCTCCAGGCGGCGCACGAGATGGACGAACCGTATACGGTCCGCGACGGCATCAGCATCGGCCGCTATGCGCTGCGGCTGGTCAGCGCGGGCCGGCAGCCGGACACGGCCCAGGCGCTGC